One genomic segment of Clavelina lepadiformis chromosome 3, kaClaLepa1.1, whole genome shotgun sequence includes these proteins:
- the LOC143450537 gene encoding organic cation transporter-like protein: MDIDEFQEDIGGITRYQILIIVFTGFLTFGSGFTPQAAIFLSAVPDFRCSVSPIDNSTLYPNLTEEDIESLTIPYDSKQGDYDSCNRYDYNLSSCEGDGNLSCVTSDEDPRTIPCDQGYYYDRTYYDETTVTQWDLVCDRQYLDSLANTLFFFGFFIGSAFIGPLSDWFGRRVALIVVCSGLVACSVGCAFAPTYEIYTFVRVLCGAFGITCFIAYFTYATEISPTKWRTETCAYVNMTTAICHTIFPWIAYGLRDWHYIQLTIALVPANFFITFFFIPESPRWLLRMGKTEEARKVLARYAKSKDKELTDEKWNSIVEFEEKKRALSEEKQETAKRVRVWDLFRRPLMRLMSFNVMISWFTVSMVFNGLALNGGNLAGDPFVNTTLNAMAEIVAYVIVYFSTSFGRRPVFSASYILAGVVCIASMLFDLYANGNQGLFTASTAMAITGKCFASIGFALVYSVTSEIFPTNARATGLSLGSMSARVGAMISPFVLQLQTTIPWFTQTVFGTLSIISGFLVLLYPETSKTEYMTTLDEAEDFYWENIKALKWFGMKRSAKASSEATKEFKVNPVFTDISEESESTKF, from the exons ATGGATATTGACGAATTTCAAGAAGACATAGGAGGAATAACAAGATATCAAATTCTCATCATAGTCTTCACAGGTTTTCTCACATTTGGTTCAGGATTTACACCGCAAGCTGCCATTTTTCTAAGCGCTGTACCGGACTTCAG GTGTTCGGTGTCGCCTATCGATAATTCCACGTTGTATCCTAACTTAACTGAGGAAGATATTGAATCCTTGACGATTCCTTATGACAGCAAGCAAGGG GATTACGATTCATGCAATCGCTACGACTACAATCTGAGCTCCTGCGAGGGAGATGGCAACTTGAGTTGCGTCACTTCCGATGAAGATCCCAGAACAATTCCATGTGACCAGGGATACTATTATGACCGAACCTATTACGACGAGACAACTGTAACCCAA TGGGATTTGGTATGCGACAGACAGTATCTGGATTCTTTGGCAAACACTTTGTTTTTCTTCGGATTTTTCATTGGTTCAGCTTTTATAGGACCACTTTCGGATTG GTTCGGTCGGAGGGTGGCGCTGATTGTAGTGTGTTCAGGTCTGGTAGCCTGCAGTGTTGGTTGTGCATTTGCACCTACTTATGAAATTTATACTTTCGTTCGTGTGCTCTGTGGAGCTTTTGGCATCACTTGCTTCATTGCATATTTCACATACG CGACTGAAATCTCTCCTACAAAGTGGCGAACTGAAACCTGCGCATACGTAAATATGACTACCGCTATTTGTCATACTATCTTTCCATGGATAGCATATGGGCTGAGAGACTGGCACTACATTCAATTAACGATAGCCCTCGTACCGGCAAACTTTTTCATCACGTTTTTCTTTATACCAGAATCGCCAAG ATGGCTCTTACGGATGGGAAAAACAGAAGAAGCCAGAAAAGTATTGGCAAGGTACGCCAAAAGCAAGGACAAAGAGCTGACAGATGAAAAATGGAACAGTATCGTCGAATTTGAAGAAAAGAAG AGGGCGTTAAgtgaagaaaaacaagaaactgCGAAAAGAGTCCGAGTTTGGGATTTATTCCGACGCCCCCTAATGAGACTCATGTCATTCAACGTTATGATTTCCTGGTTCACCGTCAGCATGGTCTTTAACGGTCTTGCCCTTAATGGTGGCAACTTAGCCG GCGACCCTTTTGTGAACACGACTCTGAATGCAATGGCTGAAATCGTTGCCTAcgttattgtttatttttcaacgAGCTTCGGTCGAAGACCGGTGTTCAGTGCAAGCTACATCTTAGCTGGAGTCGTCTGCATTGCCTCAATGTTGTTCGACTTGTACGCCAATGGGAACCAAG GGCTTTTCACAGCCAGCACAGCGATGGCAATTACGGGAAAGTGCTTCGCTTCTATTGGATTTGCGCTTGTTTACTCGGTAACCTCTGAAATATTTCCGACTAACGCAAG GGCTACTGGTCTGAGCTTGGGTTCTATGTCGGCTAGGGTCGGTGCTATGATATCACCTTTTGTGCTGCAATTACAAACGACTATACCGTGGTTTACTCAG ACGGTTTTTGGAACTTTGTCGATAATAAGCGGATTTCTGGTTTTGTTATATCCCGAGACCTCTAAAACTGAATACATGACGACGCTAGACGAGGCCGAAGACTTTTATTGGGAGAATATAAAAGCTCTAAAGTGGTTTGGAATGAAGAG ATCTGCAAAGGCCTCTTCCGAAGCGACCAAGGAATTCAAAGTCAATCCAGTCTTCACTGACATTTCTGAAGAGTCCGagtcaacaaagttttaa